Below is a genomic region from Gadus morhua chromosome 4, gadMor3.0, whole genome shotgun sequence.
tgaatgtgagtgtgtgtgtgtctgtgtgtgtgtgtgtgtgtgtgtgtgtgtgtgtgtgtgtgtgtgtgtgtgtgtgtgtgtgtgtgtgtttgtgtgtgtgtgtgtgtgtgtgtgtgtgtgtgtgtgtgtgtgtctgtgtgtgtgtgtgtgtgtgtgtgtgtgtgtgtgtgtgtgtgcgcgtgtgtgtgtttgcgtaaataggggtggtgtgtgtgcatgcttgcatcTGTAAACATGCCGACAACCGACATTTAAGCGCCTTATTTTCATGTGAATGTATTACAGGGTGTAACATGAGTTAATTCTAACGTGTATATTGGTATTCTGTGGTTTTCCTCTAGGAGTTCTTTGATATCTGGCCGGTGCTGATGGGGGAGCAGCCTCCGTACTCTGGCCCATTGACACCAGATGGGAGGGTACGAGTAATACATTCAACCTGCACTATGTCCCTTTTCTACCGAGGCTATTTACTCCGTAAAAATTAAATTCTCGAGAATAGAATGTGCTCATCGCCCAGTCAAACCATCCTGGGAATTATTCTCAAAATAAAGTTTTgagaataattaaaaaaaaaaaaatactttattaaaaataactggactttattaaaaataataaagtccACTTTTGCCGTTACCAGTAACTGGCAGTTACCAGTTACTGGTAGTCGCTATAACCGTGCTACTACTGTAGCTACAACTGTAGCTGCAACTGTAGCTGCAACTGTAGCTGCAACTGTAGCTGCAACTCaagccactagaggctgctaaGGGGACAATTTATATAGGGCAGGTTAAAGGTTAATATTCAGTAGAGAATACTATTGGTTTCAATCTGCTTTTTTAACGTTTCCTTTCCTATTTTCTTCATTTGTTTCCACTTAGGAAGTCATATTCTACAAAGTGATTGATTATATTTTACACGGCAAGGAAGAGATTAAGGTCATACCGTGAGTAAATCCTACTACTTTTTCCTGTATCCTTACATATCTGACCCACTGTAAAATACAAAGGGGTTCATTCAACCATCTTGGTTTTAAATGCGAGGAACCAAGATTGCTGTGAGGCGAATAAGCCCCATTCCAACAATTGGCACAATAATGGTGGCCGAACCTTCTAACATGGCCTCCTCTCCATCTGTCCCAGAACTCCACCAGCAGACCACTGGGCACTGGTCAGTGGCCTGCCCGTCTACGTTGCAGAGAGTGGATTTGTGAGTTGTTCTATACATTAACTTAGCACAAATagtaaggaaatttgtgtttggtatattatttctctgtggtaacaatgctttttggcaataaatcttataccgttggaaagcgtttttagttccctttcaaattgtgccccatttgtaaggaagatgcatttgtgggatgagcagcagcgctgagtatgtgggttgcgcccatgaaaaatttgccaaatcttttctgCCATTACCAAACAGGTTATTTTGCTGTTGCTATTGACACTTGTTTTGAGCTTCTTGTACCCCCAGGGTCTGCCAATCAGGTGCCTGATTGACACCTGATTGGCAGCACCTGTGAGCATGGGACCTACTACTGTAAATACAGCTACAGTCAGTAAGCATCTGCTCCAAGAATCGGCATGCCGCGTTCGACTGATCTGGATAGGGCCCTTGCGATAGGGGAACTTCAAGGTGGTGTTTCGCAAAACCAAGTTGCGGCATTATTTGGAGTGAGCCCTAGTACCCTCTCCAAACTGAAGGCCAAGTTCCATATAATGGGGGATGTCAAAGACAGGCCGCGAAGTGGGCGTCCCAAGAAGACGACACCCCAAGAAGACCATTTCATCACCCTGTCAGCACTTAGGTGCCGTAGGCTGCCTTCTACAGATCTCCAGTCAAGGTTTGCAGGACGTTATGTCAGACGGATTTTTGCCCAGACAATCCGGAACAGACTACACGCAGCCAATCTCCGGTCTCATAGGGCTGCCAGGAGTCCTGCCATGACTGCCCTTCACCGTCAGGCCCGTTTGCGCTGGTGTCAGCAACACATGCACTGAACCATGTGGAGGAACGTTATATTCAGTGATGAGTCCAGATTTTGCCTACGGCAGTTGGATCGTAGGGTCAAAGTGTCGAGAAGACGCGGAGGATGCTATGCTGATTGTTGCCCCGTGTGGGGCGGCATCTCCCTCACTGGAAAAACGAGGCTTGTCATCATTGGAGGCAATCTCAAtgcagagagatatagagatgatATCTGCAACCAGTGGCAATCCCATATCTCCACAGTCTGGGACCGAACTCTATCCTCCATGATGACAATGCTCGCCCCCACAGGGTGGGGTTTATCAGAGACTACCTCCAGAATGTGGGTGTGGAGAGGATGGAATGGCCTGCTAGCAGTCCTGAAAACCCCATTTAACACTTGTGGGATCAGCTTGGGCGTGCTGTTCGTGCCAGGgtgaccaacacaaccacgtTGGCTGACTTGCGACAAATGCTGGTTGAAGAATGGGAGGCCAtcccacagcagtgtgtgaccaggctggtgaccagcatgaggaggaggtgccaggctgttgtggctgtgtatggTTCTTCCACACGCTACTGAGGCTTCTGTTTGtgaaatgaataaattattaaattgccaatatgtcttgtttcttcaaacttcaatcatCCAATCCACCAAACACCAACCGAGTCAATGGCAGAATAAGCTGTTTGGCATTGGCAAATTTTTccgcaacccacatactcagctctgctgctcatcccacaagtgCATGCTCCTTACAAATGGAGCACCATTTGATAGGGAACTatacaggctttccaacggtataagatttattACCAAAAAGCATTGTtcccacagagaaataatcaaccaaacacaaatttccttactttttgtgttaagtttatatctatatattatattcaaaAAACGATTTCAACTTAAACCTTACATTCTCTTATTTTGTTCTGTAGATTTGCAACATTATGAATGCCTCCGCCGAGGACATGTTTCAATTCCAGGTAACAGCCTAGATTCCCCTGGTCAATTCATTCCCCTGCTATTCATTCAGACCGAAATATATAATTACTAAACTTGGCCTGAACTATTTTGCAGAAAGAGCCTTTGGATAGCAGTGGCTGGACCATAAAGAACGTTCTGTCCCTTCCCATCGTCAACAAGAAGGAAGAgatagtgggcgtggccacctTCTACAACAGGAAGGATGGAAAGCCCTTTGATGAACAGGACGAACAGCTTATGGAGGTCTGAGTCTTGCATGTTCTGTGGTGGCAACTTTAGTGTAGTTTTACTCATTACCGATAATATCGCAATAAAGCGATTCTGCAACAATCAATATATTGTCAGAACGATATATCACGACGTATGTCTAACGATGAGTACAAAATGACTGTGAGGTCAATTTAGTAAATTGCTGTATTTTGGTCGTTATTCATGTTCGGAACTGAGTATTTCAGTTACTTGTCTCTAGCTATTTAAGAGTGCCACCTCGAGGAGCAGGGAAATCTGTTTAGAGCACCTTACTTTATTAATTAAATTCTAAATATTTGGGGTGATATTTATTGTTTAACTCTTGATGAAtcaagcataaaaatgcaaaatgaaTTCTTAAAAAAGATATATCACCGTATGGATATTTTGTCCCACCCCTAGTATACACAATGGCAGGTATATCTAAAGTTTGAACCTCATTATCTTAAGGACATGTTGCTTTGTATCTGCAGGCCCTGACTCAGTTCCTAGGCTGGTCAGCTCTGAACACGGACACATACGACAAGATGAACAAACTGGAGAACCGCAAAGACATTGCCCAGGACATGGTGATGTACCACGTCAAGTGTCGTGACGACGAGCTGCAGAACATCCTGGTCAGTCCCAACACCCACGTGACAACTGTCCTCTAATCATAGGCCTCCGTTTAATCAATAAACACCATTTGGTGGATGACTTTCTCCAAAGTGCCTTTCATTACAGTGTGCAGAGAGTTTTTGCATAGGCGGTTTGTGAGACTGGAACCCCTCACCAGGGAGGTGCTAATGGCTCATTCACTAGTGCTCTTTCATTGTTATTAGGGTTACAAACATAACATTGTTGTCTTTGTAGAACACAAGGGAGCTGTATGGGTCTGAACCCGCAGACTGTGAGGAGGACGAACTCCTGCAGATCCTGGTAAGAATCCGTTAACGGCTGTCACTTACTGCTACGTACCTTGTTGGTATTGTGGAAGACCTGAGGAGTGTTGGGTACTACTTTAGTACAATATGTGAATCCTCtcttttggttgtgtgtgtgttctactggCTCTCTTTAATGCTGTTTTTTATACTGTTTTGGGTCTTTATCTTTAGAAAAAGAATCTCCCTCAGCTCATTAAGAAGTTTGAGATCTACGAGTTCCACTTCTCAGACCTCAATTGCACAGAGATGGAGCTGGTCAAGTGTGGGATCCAGATGTACTATGAGGTCGGGGTGGTCAAGAAGTTCCAAGTACCCCAGGAGGTAAGCACAGGGACATCAGACTTCTGCCATTTCTGTCTGGTCCGTCATTATGCAAGGAGATGATTATATATCTCTTTGATTATATTTTACGCTTTATACCTTATTTAAAGAGCTACTAAACACTCCAAACAAacctttgttttgtttattttttcccctcCTTCTTTCTGTCCAGGTGCTGGTGCGCTTCATGTACTCCATCAGTAAGGGATACAGGAAGATCACCTACCATAACTGGCGCCACGGCTTCAATGTCGGCCAGACTATGTTCACACTCCTAACGGTATCTAGTCGTTCATTCATTCCTTTGTGCCATTCATGCATTCAGTATTTGTCCATGCATTCATCCATCATTCGTGCTCTATCCTATGTGGCGATACCAGATCACAAATGTTAGCACTCTGCTGATGACTGATCACTCTGTGGTCACGGCACTATTACTAGTCATAACTAAACAGGCTAAATCGTTGCACCTTCTCCTGTTCCTCCTTAAAAACCCTAACCTGACCCTTGTCCTCTCCTCAGTGAACACTGCACCAGCTGCAGCCCGCCCTGTTCACCCAAAGTTCACGTGTTGTTCTCCACCGTTTCAGACAGGGCTGCTGAAGCGATACTACACCGACCTGGAGGTGATGGCTATGATCACCGCTGGCTTCCTGCACGACATCGATCACCGGGGCACCAACAACCTCTACCAGACCAAGTAAGTACCAGACGCTTTGGCTGGCCCTGCTGTGTGTTCTCACCAATGTATGAAGAACCTTGTGTCTGGTAGCAGACGTTCTCCGTTCTGAGCCAACCAACGCTgcgtttcactttcttttgctTCCTATTTGTGTCAACCGATCATGTTGCTGGAGCTGGGAGTCTGTGAAAACAGAGAACACAAACTTGGCAAGCAATAGTCCACTTTCCCCCCGGCGGAAAGACAAGCCAAAAACGCCAGGACAACAACGTTCTTAATAAAAGTGTCTATAGGTTTTGTCTCAGCCCATTGTAGAAATGCACTTATTCAAATCCCCTTCTGAACGCTTTAAACACTCGCTACACCATAGATGGAATGGAATGCTGAAACCCAGATGACCTGGTGTGTGATGTTTGGCTGTGTTCAGGGTGTTATGTTCACGGTAGTTACCTTTAATCCAACAGGTCAGGCAATCCTCTGGCCAAGTTGCACGGTACCTCGATTATGGAAAGACACCATCTAGAGATTGGCAAGTTCCTCTTAGCTGACGAGGTGAGAACCGAAGGAGGGCAACAGAAACAAATGTTAATGATGTATGGCATGTGCAGTATGGTCCGTGGTATCCAATGGGAACCGACGATATTTTTTCAGAACCCTCCCTATTTGTAGTATCTGTATCATACTTTCTTAAAAAAGaactctctatctctatctatattgTACAGTGGGTGTCCTTCACTGAACTTATCCCTGTTTGTCTCACTCGCAGCAATTGAATATCTACCAGAACCTCAACAGGCGACAGCATGAGCATGTGATCCACCTCATGGACATCGCCATCATCGCCACGGACCTGGCTCTGTACTTCAAGTAGGCTGCGCCTCAATCTCCCCATTCCCCATCCTCAGATGGTTCAAGCTCTTCATGAACGACCTGTTTTAATACTCTGGGCCTCAGATGCTCCAAGCTCTTTATGAACGACCTGTTTCAGATGGTCTAGCTCTTCATGAACGACCTGTTATAATACTCCAGCTCTCAGATGATCCAAGCTCTTTATGAACGACCAGTTTCAGATGGTCTAGCTCTTCATGAACGACCTGTTATAATACTCCAGCTCTCAGATGATCCAAGCTCTTTATGAACGACCTGTTTCAGATGGTCTAGCTCTTCATGAACGACCTGTTATAATACTCCAGCTCTCAAATGATCCAAGCTCTTTATGAACGACCTGTTTTAATACTCCAGGCTTCAGATGGTCGAAGCTCTTTATGAACGACCTGTTTTAGTGCTGGAACATCACACTGgtatcccccaccccccctccccaccaggaAGAGGACCATGTTCCAGAAGATCGTGGACCTATCGAAAACCTATGATGATGAGAAGAAGTGGGTGGACTTCATGTCTCTGGAAACCACCAGGAAGGAGATTGTCATGTGAGTGGGACAAGCGCCCTCCAACACATCACGCGTGGTGCGCAGTATGTTGCCTGCTTTCATAAGTCATATCCCAACGTGTTCATTTTGTATGTCAGGGCGATGATGATGACAGCCTGTGACTTATCTGCTATCACTAAGCCCTGGGAGGTGCAGAGCAAGGTGAGCTACTCCATGTGATGCTGTTATTGTTAcacaagggagggagggtggagggagggagggtggtaaGGAAGGAGGGAGTGAAATAGAAGAGAAGGATGgaaaaggaagggagggagggagaaagaaagaaagaaagaaagaaagaaacacaaataacaacaaatacattttatgacaagactgaagacttttatgtttgctttagcattctgctaaatcttacattgcactttctaaaaagctttaactttgcctttattttctatttgaatACTAAAATAAAGGCAAGGCAAATACCCTaaacctttttaactttctattttactcatttctttgcatatgttttctttattGTTTTCACTTCTTTTAtgttatctattattttattgtatgacaatgtttatatgtgaagcactttgagtctgccttgtgtatgaaaagtgctatataaataaagttgccttgccttgcctatataAATTAGTCTCACCGTTATCAAGTCATGTGTGTGTACCCTGTAGATGTAAACCTGTGTTGAGATGATGCTCATGATCCTTGCAGGTGGCCCTGTTGGTGGCAGCTGAGTTCTGGGAGCAAGGAGACCTGGAGAGGAATGTTCTGGACCAGCAGCCTATTGTGAGTTTCACTATTAAAACTGTTGTTTCGTTCATCCATCCCAACGGCTCATTGTTTACTGGGTCCTGGTGAGCTCAACGTCGTTTCATTTCACTGCTTCTTGCTGTTAATGTTCCAGTTCTTGATTTGTAATATTTAGAATAAGATATTAAGCATCTTTACATATCCCTCGCATCAACACTATCACAGACTTATCGTGGATGAGATgtcataaaaaagaaaataaagatttgGTTATAGACTTGGTtaaacatgtatgtgtgtgtctgtagaatTTATAGGCATCTAGCCACTAAATTATAGGGAACTTTAAGTGTCCAGTAAGCTCAACCCTCTCTTGAATCGACTGCTGGCCAGACCAAGCTCCACACATCTTCACACACAGCCGTTATACTATACATACCAAAGGCCTGCGTGAACGCCGATGCCTCTACAACCCTGTTGTACTAAAAAGTAAAAATCATCTGGTGTCCGCTCTTAGAATCAAGGTTATTTTTGAGACAAAAATTATACGTAATTTGAGAGTAAAACCCATTGAGAGCAGAAGGAAAACAAGGATAAAAGTACTTAAATTAATCAAATGAAATAAGCTGCACCATAGCAGGCTGCTATGATCTTTCTTATGGCCAGGCTGTGTTCACCGTCTGTTGGCCTGCTCTCTGACTCtcgctctctgactctctctctctccccctctatatctctccccctctatctctctctccctcttagcCCATGATGGATCGAACTAAATCAGCCGAACTTCCAAAGATGCAGTGTGGTTTCATCGACTTTGTCTGCACCTTTGTCTATAAGGTACTGGTCGCTACATCATACAAATCATACAACGAAAGCATCAATCATTTGGTGATTCAAACCAAACGATTGTTTGTCCCATGTCCTATTTTTTATCTTATACAAAATAATATTACAATGTCATCGTGTACGTCAACAATAcctcatgtttctgtgtgtatatgtttcttTTGGGGTCCAGGAGTTCTCCCGTTTCCACCCGACAATCACTCCCATGCTGGATGGCATCCTGAACAACAGGAAGGAGTGGAACAACTGCAAGGAGGAGTACGAGGCCAAGCTCaaggccctggaggaggagaaggcggcCAAGGCCCCAGCAGGCCCCAAAGGTGGGATGTTTATACATTATATCAATATATAAGCAGTAGCTTTATATATagatgactctctctctctacacatatagatatatttagatatatctACATATACATAGCTTCATTTACATTATGATTAGAAAGATTGTAAAGGCTTCTCAAGGATACTTATCATGTAAGATATAATAACATAAGAGATGCTtattatatatagtataataaGTATCAAGATCTTGATATATACTTTTATGAtaattagaaacataataaaggCTCCTTTAGGATACTTGTCATATATAATGTATGAGGAAAATAATATATgcttattatatataatataataagtatcaaggacacatatacatataattTATCATTCGTATCCTTCCCCTATCCTGTATTTGTCGGCAAGCATTGAATTGATCTTCATCACACTGTTTATAAAAATAGCCCAATATATGTCGTCATTTCATCTGGGCATGACGCCTCagtcagacacactcacagacagacacactcacagacagacagacacactcacagacagacagacagacagagttccCCACGATGACCATCCCTTCCCATGTTCTCTTCACAGCTGGGTCGGCCAACCCCGGGGCGGCAGGCGGGGCTAAGACCTGTACTCTGTGTTAGAGGATACGGAGCAGCCGCCATGAAAGCATCCGATGCGTTGGAGGAGAACGATGGCGTTACGCACAGCAGACATGAGGCTTCACATTTAGGCAACACCAAATGATGAGTTATAGGTTTTCCTGTTTGTTGGAATTATTCTGGCTCACGAAAAACAAAGGATAGAAGGGTAGGACCCTCAGACCCTCGACCAATCATCAGTGGGTAAAGTGAACCTGCTCCATCCTACATCCGTACGGTTACAGACCATACCTACAGTGTACCTACTACATCCTGGTTACAGAGCGTACCTAGAGTGTACCAACTACACCCTACATCCTGGTTACAGAGCGTACCTAGAGTGTACCTACTACATCCTACATCCTGGTTACATAGTACGTACAGTGTGCCCactacatcctggttacacaCAGTACAGTGTACCTACTACATCCTGGTTACAGACCGTAGTGTACCTACTACATCCTACATCTGGTTACAAACATTTATATTTCTGTCTGTCAAATTTAGAGTAGATATTGCCAACCCTTTAATCAAGCAAAAGTAAATACATTTCTTGTGAGTATGCTTCTCTGCAAATGATACTATGTTAAATGGTTTAGAATTTACATTTTAACATGATAATATTGTATTTTCACAAAGAAGGTTTCCCCTACTTTAATATTACATCCAGTCATGAGACATTTACAAACAAGATTGTTTACCTTTGTAACCCATACAATCCCTGGCCAGTGTTCTACATAATCTACATTAAAGTAATCTATGGATTCATTTTCCCACAACATTAACAAAGTTAAGATGCTTCCGAAACAACCCCTTTATACTGTACAAGTCTGTAAGAATCGCCTACTTCGATTCAAGGACATAAGACAAAGTATAGCATCAGGTTATGTAAAGGCCACAGAAATTCTAGTTGAAGCCCAAGCACAGAAGTACCAGGGGACTCCTACATATATTTTGATCGAACAATGCTTCTCAAACCTGGTTTTGTACAAATCTAAATGGaatttttaaataatttcaACGATTGCTCAACTTCAAGATGAAGTTGACTAAAGGGCAGAGTAATTCAAAATGTTGTAAATACCGCTGTAAATACCTTCCCAAGAATATTATTTTTCTAGTTCCCAAGTAGAGTAGTGCACTACTCATTTCATTATATTAATGCTTTCTTTGGTGAAGAACCAGCAAGTCTCTTATGGTAAACATGTTCCACTAAGATGTGTTTCAATGGGGGCTCCACTAAATGTGTTGTGCTGATCAGAGGACATAGGCTCTGAGAATTAAGATGAACACAAAATGATAGGGAGTAATAATACCATGGAGTATTAGCACACATTGGCTGAATAAAACTATTTAAAGTTTGGATGTATGACGTAAATAAAGCAATGTATTTTCATTAGAATTGTGtgccattttcttttttcttctataGTTCAAAGTGTGAGTTTGTCACCGAGGAGGTTACTATATTCCATGCAACACGTCCGGGGGTATTGTCCATACAGCACTTTCTCAGCAGGCATCTGACCCCAATCCTGGGATTGGTGCTAAGGCAGAAGAGGATTATAACCCTAGGGCTCATCTCCCACTGaagggcaacacacacacacacacacacacacacacacacacacacacacacacacacacacacacacacacacacacacacacacacacacacacacacacacacacacacacacacgggccacccatgacaacacaatcaaacCGAAGCACTCTTAATAGTTGAGCAAATCTTTATTCTGGTTGAATCATAACTGTACAGCTGCAAGGGGACTTCACTTCAGGATGGTGTCCGTACTTGctgcagagaaagaaagaaagaagaggtcAGGTAAAATGTAATCGCGCTAAATGATACATGACTCAAGCGGAAGGTCTAAATACAGTGCCGTGGGTGTCTGCATGCGTTACCTTCGGCAAGTGCTTTGGCGATGCGCTCCTGCTCTTCTCTGGTCGCCTTCTCCGCCTCCTCAATCTTCCTCTCCTCCGCAGCGATGGGCGCCAGGTATTCTTGATAAGAACACACAACGATACTGTCAACCACAGCCAACCCTCCAACATAACCCATATTCTacagatcccaaacaaacaaaaaaggtcACCGTCTACTGTTCAGTGAAAGCAGTTCATTGTTTAACCATCTTTATTAAGTATGCGCAAATAATAGCCTTGTTTGTAATCTGCATCAGTCAACACCTCACGTCATCAGAACTGATATTTGCACAATACCTCGTCTTATCTTGAGCCAATCTTTTAAGTGACCGCGATGTCTTACAAGTAGCAGAACTCATGCAGATGTGCACCGATCAGGCATCGTACTCACCGAACCGCTGCTTGCCATACAGCATGCCAAGGAACAAGGCGGACCATCTGGCCGTCTGGAGGAGGGGAGTTAGAGCCAAATCAATACCAATATGACAACGGTGGTTCGTTTCAGCAAGAGTATCCATCGTTCGATCCATCTATCAATCAATCACTATATTGGTGTAATGCATAGTTGTTAAGCATTTGACGTCATCCGTGCATAGTATGGCGGTAAGTAAAGCATCAGAGCTGCATATGGTTGCATCATATGGTTTTAAAGTATCACAACAGTATCTTCGTAATGCATTTAAATTTAAAACATTAGAGCGGTACATTGGTGCATCATATGATTGTAAAGCATTACAACTGTATATTGGCGCATCGTATGGTTTGACAACATCAGAGCTGTACACAAGGCAGTAGAGATGTATATCGGTGTGTTTTACCTAAAGCTATAGATCTGTAGAACGGTGTATTGTATGATTGTAAAGCgtcagcaggtggaggagggaggtgattCCCATGGCAAAGTCCGCTCTGAACAGGACTCATTGACCTTGTAGTTCGATTAATCCCTCATGACCGAAGGACAATTGCTCGTTACAAAATAAAAACCATAACCACAATTCCATATCTAGATTATGGTCAAATCTAATGTATATGATTCCAGCAGAAGCCACTGTGTGAAGAACGTGTAGTTGTCACCGCGACGGTGTCAATGTCATGAGGAGCTGGCTTCGCAGCAGGCGGGTCGTACGGGTCAGCTGGTTGTATTACATTTTAAAAGGTAGTGCGTCGACTACTGCATATATGCCGATGCTTTATCGGTATAAAGCGTTATTTTTAAGTCAAGGAATATGAGTTTTTACCTTGATAAGCGGTGACACTGCGACTGGAGGAACCATTCTAGCGCTGGAGAGATATTGATGAGTTTCCGGGTCGAGCGGAAGAGAGCAGCAGCAAGAGCGCTGAGGGTTCCGGACAGATTTATATCATGGACGTAGACGTCAACGGAGCCGCCATACTGGAGAGGCAAAGCTGGGCTGTAAAAAAATATCAGGGCAGTAAAATAAAAACCAGTAAATCGTTTTCATTTGTCATCCTATTTCAATTatatcaattatatatatatatatatatatatatatatatatatatatatatatatatatatatatatatatatatatatatatatatatatatatatacttgtatttttttatatatatatatttatgtataaaaaATACTCAACGTAGATAATTAACCgttaaataaaaaaggacacCTTAAAATCGGTTGAGAAATGTTAAGTGCTTTTTATCCATAAAAACGGCACCTCACCCTTTTAGCTACTTTAGGGTAATATTGCCCTCTCCAACATGGCGGCGACATTGACGTACAAACCATAGGCCAGTGCGACATGTATAAATGACCATGGTTCTGGCGCCTCCTAGTGGAATGAAGTTGTTATTACTATCTAGAGGCTCAAACACTGAGCGTTATTGCGCTTTCTAACGgtgtaataatgtaataaccCACAGGATCAACGGCTCGGTCCGTGTCCAACGCATgttttaaaaaaggttatttaatATAGGTAAAATATGACCTAGATGATGGtgatattgtgtttttattcaacTGCATTTAGTGTAAAAAGTTACTTTTTACTTCCTTTCCTGAATCGTGGTTCTCATAATGTTGAGCTGAAAGTGAGCAAAGAAAAAAGTCTGATTAACACATGATCGTGAGTTACTTTTCACAGAATAGCATGAGGAATATGATAATATAAGGACATTTCAAGGGTTGGATCTTGAATACACAGGAGAAAAATCCAAAGGTATAGAAGAGAGGCCACCACAAGTATGCTGTGATGATTTTCTGTTATTATATTTAACCAAACGATTTTCATCACACAAATGCTTTCCATTGCGTACAACATATAGATAGACCAC
It encodes:
- the pde6b gene encoding rod cGMP-specific 3',5'-cyclic phosphodiesterase subunit beta; this translates as MAEQKEDVQKFLDGNPAFTKTYFAKKMNPDSISKVASIPLKQVDFSQFDELSQVEESQIMYELIKDMQENVNMEKVVFKILKRISSLIHADRCSLFMYRQRNGVGELATRLFNVNATSEFDDCVVQPDSEIVYPLDLGLVGHVAQTKKTVNVKDVKENQHFSDFVDELTEYKTRNILAAPILNGKDLVAVIMALNKTSGPFFNAEDEDLFTKYLKIATLNLKIFHLSYLHNCETRKGQLLLWSANKVFEELTDIERQFHKALYTVRAYLNCDRYSVGLLDMTKEKEFFDIWPVLMGEQPPYSGPLTPDGREVIFYKVIDYILHGKEEIKVIPTPPADHWALVSGLPVYVAESGFICNIMNASAEDMFQFQKEPLDSSGWTIKNVLSLPIVNKKEEIVGVATFYNRKDGKPFDEQDEQLMEALTQFLGWSALNTDTYDKMNKLENRKDIAQDMVMYHVKCRDDELQNILNTRELYGSEPADCEEDELLQILKKNLPQLIKKFEIYEFHFSDLNCTEMELVKCGIQMYYEVGVVKKFQVPQEVLVRFMYSISKGYRKITYHNWRHGFNVGQTMFTLLTTGLLKRYYTDLEVMAMITAGFLHDIDHRGTNNLYQTKSGNPLAKLHGTSIMERHHLEIGKFLLADEQLNIYQNLNRRQHEHVIHLMDIAIIATDLALYFKKRTMFQKIVDLSKTYDDEKKWVDFMSLETTRKEIVMAMMMTACDLSAITKPWEVQSKVALLVAAEFWEQGDLERNVLDQQPIPMMDRTKSAELPKMQCGFIDFVCTFVYKEFSRFHPTITPMLDGILNNRKEWNNCKEEYEAKLKALEEEKAAKAPAGPKAGSANPGAAGGAKTCTLC
- the atp5mea gene encoding ATP synthase membrane subunit ea produces the protein MVPPVAVSPLIKTARWSALFLGMLYGKQRFEYLAPIAAEERKIEEAEKATREEQERIAKALAEASTDTILK